From Bacillus sp. Bos-x628, the proteins below share one genomic window:
- the mreC gene encoding rod shape-determining protein MreC, which translates to MPQFFMNKRFMLLLVCVIVLVAMIGFSAKSGRGASWPEKLVGDTTGFFQGVFHTPSQFIAGIYGNVQDLKNTYDENERLRKKLDGQTQYEAKLQALEDENKKLRKQLGYVNSIRDYTPILSTVIARNPSLWDNFVMIDKGKRQGVDKDMAVTNESGALIGKIESDKLYNFTSTVRLLSSTDQNNRISTKIFAKKGKEELNGIINGYDSKKKMLTMNILKSDADEDVKKGDLVETSGAGGVFPQGLTIGKVSEIEPDHYGLTKIIYVEPAAELNNLDRVIVVKRSTSTADASELTEEEGS; encoded by the coding sequence ATGCCGCAGTTTTTTATGAATAAAAGATTCATGTTGCTCCTTGTCTGTGTCATCGTACTGGTGGCCATGATTGGTTTTTCAGCGAAAAGCGGCAGAGGTGCTTCATGGCCGGAAAAATTAGTAGGTGATACGACAGGCTTCTTTCAAGGTGTCTTTCATACACCATCACAATTTATTGCCGGTATTTATGGGAACGTACAAGATTTAAAGAACACATATGATGAAAACGAACGACTGCGAAAAAAGCTAGATGGACAAACCCAGTATGAAGCTAAACTTCAAGCACTTGAAGATGAAAACAAAAAGCTTCGCAAACAGCTCGGTTATGTGAACTCCATTCGTGATTATACGCCAATCCTTTCAACAGTTATTGCAAGAAATCCGTCACTTTGGGATAACTTTGTGATGATTGATAAAGGAAAGAGGCAAGGTGTTGATAAAGATATGGCCGTCACAAATGAGAGTGGTGCTTTAATTGGGAAAATTGAAAGTGATAAGCTCTACAATTTTACTTCTACTGTAAGGTTGCTAAGCTCTACAGACCAAAATAATAGAATTTCAACGAAAATTTTTGCGAAAAAGGGCAAAGAAGAACTCAATGGAATTATTAACGGCTATGATAGCAAGAAAAAAATGCTGACAATGAATATTTTAAAATCTGATGCTGATGAAGATGTCAAAAAAGGAGATCTAGTTGAAACTTCAGGGGCAGGGGGCGTTTTCCCGCAAGGCTTAACGATTGGTAAGGTAAGTGAAATTGAACCTGACCATTACGGACTGACAAAAATCATTTATGTAGAACCAGCTGCTGAGCTAAACAATTTAGATCGTGTGATTGTTGTGAAACGTAGCACAAGTACAGCAGATGCATCTGAATTAACGGAGGAGGAAGGATCGTGA
- the mreD gene encoding rod shape-determining protein MreD, which yields MKRFLLAFVMLFIFVFDSIFVDLVKLPFVSENQILAPHFILLALVFMTAYINQKYAVIYGFVFGLLYDVSYTGILGVHMFGFGAFCYLLAKAFKVLQTNILVVVFLSIIAVSVMEFYVYGVQATIQPGIMPFNTFVIERFIPTILLNTAASLILVVPLRLFFINVKQGLIDE from the coding sequence GTGAAACGTTTCCTCCTTGCTTTCGTCATGTTGTTTATCTTTGTGTTTGACAGTATTTTTGTCGATTTAGTTAAGCTCCCGTTTGTTTCAGAGAATCAAATTTTAGCACCTCACTTCATCTTGCTCGCACTTGTATTTATGACTGCCTATATCAATCAAAAATATGCTGTGATTTACGGATTTGTATTTGGACTTTTATATGATGTTTCGTATACAGGTATACTTGGCGTACATATGTTCGGATTTGGTGCGTTCTGCTATTTGTTAGCTAAAGCCTTCAAGGTACTACAGACGAATATCTTAGTTGTTGTCTTTCTGTCTATCATTGCTGTTTCAGTAATGGAATTTTATGTTTACGGCGTTCAAGCGACGATTCAACCGGGTATTATGCCTTTTAATACGTTTGTGATCGAACGCTTTATTCCAACGATTCTTTTAAATACTGCTGCGTCTCTCATACTTGTTGTGCCGCTAAGGCTGTTTTTCATCAATGTGAAACAAGGACTGATCGACGAATAA
- the minC gene encoding septum site-determining protein MinC has translation MKTQKQQYVTIKGTKNGLTLQLNDNCSFEDLLSGLREVLLLEQYTDGREGHKVNVHIKLGFRYLTEEQEARLTEAVSENEHLIIHSIESDVMSTEEARRLKAEAEITSVAKIVRSGQVLYVEGDLLLIGDVNPGGTVRAGGNIFVLGALKGVAHAGCNGNKQAVISASRMIPTQLRIAQVFNRAPDQREDGNEMECAYLDIDGNMIIERLQQLAHIRPNLTRLEGGM, from the coding sequence TTGAAAACTCAAAAACAGCAATATGTGACGATAAAAGGAACAAAAAATGGATTAACTTTACAGTTAAATGATAACTGTTCGTTTGAAGATCTTCTTTCTGGCTTGCGTGAGGTGCTATTACTTGAGCAGTATACAGATGGAAGAGAAGGACACAAGGTCAATGTGCATATTAAACTGGGTTTTCGTTATTTAACAGAAGAGCAGGAGGCACGTTTGACGGAAGCTGTGTCTGAAAATGAACACCTTATCATTCATTCAATTGAAAGTGACGTCATGTCTACTGAAGAGGCGAGGCGATTAAAAGCAGAAGCTGAAATCACGTCTGTGGCAAAAATCGTACGCTCTGGGCAGGTGCTATATGTCGAGGGCGATCTCCTTTTAATTGGGGATGTCAACCCCGGCGGCACAGTTCGTGCAGGGGGAAACATTTTTGTGCTTGGCGCTTTAAAAGGAGTTGCGCATGCTGGTTGTAATGGGAACAAACAAGCCGTTATTTCGGCATCTCGTATGATTCCAACACAACTTCGCATTGCACAAGTATTTAACCGCGCACCGGATCAAAGAGAAGACGGAAATGAAATGGAATGTGCTTATTTAGATATAGATGGCAATATGATCATTGAACGCCTGCAGCAATTGGCTCATATAAGACCTAATCTGACAAGGCTTGAGGGAGGAATGTGA
- the minD gene encoding septum site-determining protein MinD, producing MGEAIVITSGKGGVGKTTTSANLGTALAIQGKKVCLVDTDIGLRNLDVVMGLENRIIYDLVDVVEGRCKIHQALVKDKRFDDLLYLLPAAQTSDKTAVEPEQMKELIQTLKQDFDYVVIDCPAGIEQGFKNAISGADKAIVVTTPEISAVRDADRIIGLLEQEDIEPPRLIVNRIRTHMAKNGDSMDVDEVVHHLSIDLLGIVADDDEVIKASNNGEPIVMDAKNKASIAYRNIARRVLGESVPLQSFEEENKGMFAKLKAFFGVRA from the coding sequence TTGGGCGAGGCTATTGTGATTACCTCAGGAAAAGGCGGCGTTGGCAAAACAACAACATCTGCAAACTTAGGCACAGCATTAGCAATTCAGGGGAAAAAAGTGTGTCTTGTTGATACCGATATTGGACTTCGGAATTTAGATGTCGTGATGGGGCTTGAAAACCGCATTATTTATGATCTAGTAGATGTAGTAGAAGGAAGATGCAAAATTCATCAAGCACTTGTCAAAGATAAGCGTTTTGATGATCTTCTCTATCTTTTACCCGCTGCTCAAACGAGCGATAAAACCGCAGTGGAACCAGAGCAGATGAAAGAATTGATTCAAACATTGAAACAGGACTTTGATTATGTTGTCATTGATTGCCCTGCTGGTATTGAGCAAGGCTTTAAAAATGCCATTTCAGGTGCAGACAAGGCCATTGTCGTGACGACACCAGAGATATCAGCTGTCAGAGATGCGGACCGGATTATCGGTCTTTTAGAGCAAGAAGACATTGAACCGCCTCGTTTAATTGTGAACCGCATCCGTACTCACATGGCTAAAAATGGTGATTCGATGGATGTGGATGAAGTCGTGCATCACCTATCTATTGACCTTCTTGGGATTGTAGCCGATGATGATGAAGTGATTAAGGCTTCAAACAATGGTGAACCGATTGTGATGGATGCCAAAAACAAAGCATCTATTGCTTATCGAAATATTGCACGACGTGTACTTGGTGAATCTGTTCCACTACAATCGTTTGAAGAAGAAAACAAAGGCATGTTTGCAAAGCTCAAAGCGTTTTTTGGCGTGAGAGCATAA
- a CDS encoding M23 family metallopeptidase — protein sequence MKRVDEYRKKVAQRRRTKQPAMPKKTALKNKDDIPPWVMLTEKEKHSGATSYEASHPNKYRHPLFNPNTFVLKCLISASFVLIAAISFKGQAGPFQQLKPFISQTFEQDFQFAAANQWFEKTVGNPLAFLKEEKEGQKDVQANRELAVPASGKVQESFTQNGAGVKVETSSEAIDSMKEGYVVEVKKKSDTGLTVVVQHADNSYSWYGQLKEADVALYDFVDKGEKIGQISLNDQGKGTYYFAIKQNEHFIDPIQVITFE from the coding sequence ATGAAACGAGTGGACGAGTATAGAAAAAAAGTTGCACAGCGTCGCAGAACAAAGCAACCTGCTATGCCAAAGAAGACGGCTTTAAAGAATAAAGACGATATTCCGCCATGGGTCATGTTGACAGAAAAAGAAAAACATTCAGGAGCAACTTCCTATGAGGCTTCTCATCCCAATAAATATCGGCATCCATTGTTTAACCCAAATACCTTTGTATTGAAATGTTTAATCTCCGCTTCCTTTGTTTTAATCGCAGCCATATCATTCAAAGGGCAGGCAGGTCCTTTTCAGCAACTGAAACCATTTATCAGTCAAACCTTTGAACAAGATTTTCAATTTGCTGCCGCCAATCAATGGTTTGAGAAGACAGTAGGTAACCCTCTTGCTTTTTTAAAAGAGGAAAAGGAGGGTCAAAAAGACGTACAAGCCAATCGAGAATTGGCTGTTCCTGCATCTGGAAAGGTGCAAGAATCATTCACACAAAATGGGGCTGGAGTCAAAGTCGAAACATCCTCTGAAGCCATTGACAGTATGAAAGAAGGGTATGTTGTAGAAGTGAAAAAGAAAAGTGACACAGGACTGACTGTAGTGGTACAACATGCGGATAACAGCTACAGCTGGTACGGTCAATTAAAGGAAGCGGATGTTGCATTGTATGATTTTGTAGATAAGGGTGAAAAAATCGGTCAAATTTCACTTAATGATCAAGGCAAAGGAACCTACTATTTTGCGATTAAGCAAAATGAACATTTCATTGACCCGATTCAGGTGATCACTTTTGAATAA
- a CDS encoding M50 family metallopeptidase encodes MNKWLLMLTKIHIHPLLWMVMAFAILSGQIKPLLCLLIIVSVHELGHASAACYYQWRMRQIFLLPFGGAVEVEEHGNRPLKEELAVILCGPLQHLPLQLFAWMLMEASFLSYEIYTVFTFYNMAILLVNLLPIWPLDGGKLFFLLLSAFYPFQRAHALALKGSLVFFSLLAVGLICFAPLQFNGWVLLTFLAHSLVMEYRQRHYVRVRFLLERYYGKKEQKVERLIPLKARAEDKVYDVMARFQRGCKHPIIIERNGVKVSQLDENELLHAYFSDRRTTSSMEELLLPY; translated from the coding sequence TTGAATAAATGGCTTTTAATGCTGACGAAAATTCACATTCACCCGCTTCTTTGGATGGTGATGGCGTTTGCTATTCTTTCAGGGCAAATCAAGCCGCTCCTTTGTTTGCTTATTATTGTAAGCGTCCATGAGCTTGGGCATGCATCGGCTGCTTGTTATTATCAGTGGCGCATGAGACAAATTTTTTTATTACCCTTTGGCGGTGCAGTAGAGGTAGAAGAACATGGGAACCGTCCATTAAAAGAAGAGCTGGCGGTCATTTTATGTGGACCGCTTCAGCACTTGCCGCTTCAACTGTTTGCATGGATGCTAATGGAAGCATCTTTTTTATCATATGAAATATATACTGTTTTCACCTTTTATAATATGGCAATTCTTCTTGTGAACCTTTTGCCGATTTGGCCGCTTGATGGCGGAAAACTATTCTTCTTGCTCTTATCTGCTTTCTATCCTTTTCAACGTGCACATGCCCTTGCGCTAAAAGGTTCACTTGTCTTTTTCTCACTTTTGGCAGTAGGTTTAATCTGTTTTGCCCCGCTTCAATTTAACGGCTGGGTCCTGCTCACTTTTTTAGCCCATTCACTTGTGATGGAATATCGGCAGCGACATTACGTCAGGGTTCGTTTTCTGTTAGAACGTTATTACGGAAAGAAAGAGCAAAAGGTAGAGCGACTTATTCCGCTAAAAGCGCGTGCTGAAGACAAAGTATATGACGTCATGGCACGATTTCAAAGAGGCTGTAAGCATCCGATTATTATTGAAAGAAATGGTGTGAAAGTGAGTCAGCTCGATGAAAATGAATTGCTTCATGCCTACTTTTCAGATCGAAGAACGACTTCCTCAATGGAAGAGCTTCTTTTACCATATTAA
- the rplU gene encoding 50S ribosomal protein L21, with product MYAIIETGGKQIKVEEGQTVYVEKLAAEAGETVTFENVLFVGGDTVKVGNPSVAGATVTAKVEKQGRGKKITVFKYKPKKNNHRKQGHRQPYTKVVIEKINA from the coding sequence ATGTACGCAATTATTGAAACTGGTGGTAAACAAATCAAAGTTGAAGAAGGCCAAACTGTTTATGTTGAAAAACTAGCTGCTGAAGCAGGTGAAACAGTTACTTTCGAAAACGTATTGTTTGTCGGCGGAGACACTGTAAAAGTGGGGAATCCTTCAGTTGCTGGAGCAACAGTAACGGCTAAAGTTGAAAAACAAGGTCGCGGTAAGAAAATTACTGTGTTCAAGTACAAACCGAAGAAAAATAACCACAGAAAACAAGGTCATCGTCAACCTTACACTAAAGTTGTTATCGAAAAAATCAACGCTTAA
- a CDS encoding ribosomal-processing cysteine protease Prp, which translates to MIKATITRSISDESITSFQMTGHAEFAEKGQDLVCAGVSAVVFGSVNSIIALTGIDPLLDLGEEGGYFYFELPAETDPSSFEKAQLLLEGMVISLETIERDYHEYVKLSTKNRR; encoded by the coding sequence ATGATCAAAGCAACCATTACTCGGTCAATATCAGATGAAAGCATTACGTCCTTTCAGATGACTGGACATGCCGAGTTTGCTGAAAAAGGTCAGGATCTTGTTTGTGCAGGTGTATCTGCCGTTGTTTTTGGCTCAGTCAATTCAATTATTGCACTGACAGGAATTGATCCGTTGTTGGATCTTGGAGAAGAAGGCGGATATTTTTATTTTGAATTACCGGCTGAAACAGATCCATCTTCCTTTGAAAAAGCCCAGTTGCTGCTAGAAGGAATGGTCATTTCCTTAGAGACAATTGAACGAGATTATCACGAATATGTGAAATTATCAACAAAAAATAGGAGGTGA
- the rpmA gene encoding 50S ribosomal protein L27 yields MLRLDLQFFASKKGVGSTKNGRDSESKRLGAKRADGQFVTGGSILYRQRGTKIYPGENVGRGGDDTLFAKIDGTVKFERFGRDRKKVSVYPAAQ; encoded by the coding sequence ATGCTTAGATTAGATCTTCAATTTTTCGCATCTAAAAAAGGGGTAGGTTCTACAAAGAACGGACGTGACTCTGAGTCTAAACGTTTAGGCGCTAAACGTGCTGATGGTCAATTCGTAACTGGTGGTTCTATCCTTTATCGTCAACGTGGAACAAAAATCTATCCAGGTGAAAACGTTGGACGCGGAGGCGACGACACTCTTTTCGCTAAAATCGACGGAACTGTTAAATTCGAACGTTTCGGTCGTGACCGTAAAAAAGTGAGCGTATATCCTGCGGCACAATAA
- a CDS encoding sporulation initiation phosphotransferase B translates to MEEIRSKQNEKLTHVALTNELIALLSRSRHDWMNKLQLIKGNLTLEKYDRVFEIIEEMVIEAQHESKLSNLKIPQLTYYFLTFNWESHFITLEYEVLGETRDLSAYDTQLLMVSQELFSIFDQSVCQKTENHLTVTFQTDHQEDDVVLYFDFKGKLTNLDALNAFHDANDPCMSITQFHVTPHESMIELCLRQERDV, encoded by the coding sequence ATGGAAGAGATACGAAGTAAACAAAATGAAAAATTAACTCACGTTGCATTAACAAATGAACTGATTGCGCTGTTAAGTCGTTCACGACATGACTGGATGAATAAACTGCAGTTGATCAAAGGCAACTTGACTTTAGAAAAATATGACCGTGTGTTTGAAATTATAGAAGAGATGGTCATTGAAGCACAGCATGAATCCAAACTCTCAAATTTAAAAATTCCCCAACTGACCTATTACTTTCTTACATTTAATTGGGAGTCGCATTTTATCACCTTAGAATATGAAGTGCTTGGTGAAACCCGAGACTTATCAGCGTATGACACGCAGCTACTAATGGTATCACAGGAGTTGTTTTCGATATTCGATCAATCAGTTTGCCAAAAAACTGAAAATCATTTAACGGTTACATTCCAAACAGACCATCAAGAGGATGATGTCGTGTTATATTTTGATTTCAAAGGAAAATTAACAAATTTGGATGCGCTTAATGCATTTCATGATGCAAACGATCCATGTATGAGTATAACGCAATTTCATGTGACTCCTCATGAGTCCATGATTGAGCTTTGTTTGAGGCAAGAACGAGATGTGTGA
- the obgE gene encoding GTPase ObgE, with product MFVDQVKVYVKGGDGGNGMVAFRREKYVPKGGPAGGDGGNGADVVFEVDEGLRTLMDFRYKRHFKADRGEHGMSKNQHGRNAEDLVVKVPPGTVVTDEATNQVIADLTEHGQRAVIAKGGRGGRGNSRFATPANPAPQLSENGEPGKERNVILELKVLADVGLVGFPSVGKSTLLSTVSSAKPKIADYHFTTLVPNLGVVETDDNRSFVMADLPGLIEGAHQGVGLGHQFLRHIERTRVIVHVIDMSGLEGRDPYEDYLTINEELEQYNMRLMERPQIIVANKMDMPDATENLAAFKEKLTDDHQVFAISAITREGLRELLFEIANQLETTPEFPLYHEEDLSDNRVMYKFDEGEAPFEISRDPDGTFVLTGQALERLFKMTDFSRDESVKRFSRQLRGMGVDDALRERGAKDGDIIRLLEFEFEFID from the coding sequence ATGTTTGTAGATCAGGTGAAAGTGTATGTTAAAGGCGGTGACGGCGGAAATGGTATGGTGGCGTTCCGTCGTGAAAAATATGTGCCAAAAGGTGGACCAGCAGGCGGTGATGGTGGAAATGGTGCAGATGTTGTGTTTGAAGTTGACGAAGGACTCCGAACGTTAATGGACTTCCGTTATAAGCGTCACTTCAAGGCAGATCGTGGTGAGCATGGGATGAGCAAAAACCAGCATGGCCGAAATGCAGAAGATTTGGTGGTTAAAGTTCCACCTGGTACGGTTGTCACAGATGAGGCGACCAACCAGGTCATTGCTGACTTAACAGAGCATGGTCAGCGGGCAGTCATTGCAAAAGGTGGAAGAGGCGGACGAGGAAATTCACGCTTTGCCACACCGGCAAACCCTGCACCTCAGCTTTCTGAAAATGGGGAACCAGGTAAAGAACGAAATGTCATCCTAGAATTAAAAGTGCTTGCAGATGTTGGACTTGTTGGATTCCCAAGTGTCGGTAAATCGACTTTGCTCTCCACTGTCTCTTCTGCTAAACCAAAAATTGCGGATTATCATTTTACGACACTTGTGCCGAATCTAGGGGTCGTAGAGACAGATGATAATCGAAGTTTTGTCATGGCGGATTTGCCTGGACTCATTGAAGGTGCGCACCAAGGTGTTGGTTTAGGACACCAATTTTTACGTCATATCGAGCGTACACGTGTCATTGTCCATGTCATTGATATGTCTGGGCTTGAAGGGCGTGACCCATACGAAGACTACTTGACGATTAATGAAGAGCTTGAGCAATATAACATGAGATTGATGGAGCGTCCGCAAATCATCGTAGCCAACAAAATGGATATGCCAGATGCAACTGAAAATCTGGCAGCATTTAAAGAAAAACTAACCGATGACCATCAAGTCTTTGCCATTAGTGCCATCACAAGAGAAGGACTTCGCGAGCTCTTATTTGAAATCGCCAATCAGCTTGAAACAACACCGGAATTTCCGCTTTATCATGAAGAAGACCTATCAGATAACCGCGTGATGTACAAGTTTGATGAGGGAGAAGCGCCTTTTGAAATATCAAGAGATCCTGACGGTACGTTTGTTCTGACGGGACAAGCACTTGAACGACTCTTTAAGATGACAGACTTCTCAAGAGATGAGTCGGTTAAACGTTTCTCAAGACAACTTCGCGGAATGGGTGTCGATGATGCTCTTCGTGAGCGTGGTGCGAAAGATGGCGACATCATTCGTCTGCTTGAATTTGAATTTGAATTTATTGATTGA
- a CDS encoding ACT domain-containing protein, whose amino-acid sequence MKEETFYLVREDVLPDAMRKTLEVKKLLDRKKADSVADAVQKADLSRSAFYKYRDAVFPFYTMVKEQIITLFFHLEDRSGALSRLLQIVADSGCNVLSIHQTIPLQGRANVTLSISTAGMEDNINAVMTQLKKLEFVEKVEILGSGA is encoded by the coding sequence GTGAAAGAAGAAACGTTCTATTTAGTGAGAGAGGATGTACTCCCGGATGCGATGAGAAAAACGCTTGAAGTCAAAAAACTGCTTGATCGCAAAAAAGCCGATTCGGTAGCCGATGCTGTTCAAAAGGCTGATTTAAGCCGTAGTGCTTTTTATAAATATCGGGATGCTGTATTTCCGTTTTATACGATGGTCAAAGAGCAGATCATCACATTGTTTTTCCATCTTGAAGATCGGTCTGGGGCCCTTTCAAGACTTTTACAAATTGTGGCTGATTCTGGCTGTAATGTTTTATCCATTCACCAAACCATTCCGCTACAAGGAAGAGCGAATGTGACCCTATCAATTAGTACGGCTGGTATGGAAGATAATATTAATGCAGTCATGACTCAATTGAAAAAACTTGAATTTGTCGAAAAAGTTGAAATTCTAGGTTCTGGGGCGTAA
- the pheA gene encoding prephenate dehydratase: MKQLTVGYFGPEATFTHLAVCSCFPKDAVQRAYATIPQCMDAVSKGEVDLAVVPLENALEGSVNLTIDYLIHEKALSIVGEMTAPIRQHLLVHPSRAESWETLDVIQSHPHAIAQCHQFLKRQFPHIPHRPVESTGYAAKYISEHSDEAVGAIANEIAAKTYGLTIAKKDIHDYPHNHTRFVILHKNPKASFPMNSGFSSKPKTTIVVSLPKDDQSGALHRVLSAFSWRNLNLSKIESRPTKTGLGQYLFIIDIEKEMDNVLVPGAIQELEAIGCEVKLLGSYQTYELSNDSV, encoded by the coding sequence ATGAAGCAATTAACTGTAGGTTATTTTGGACCAGAGGCAACATTTACTCATTTGGCCGTATGCTCTTGTTTTCCAAAGGACGCAGTGCAGCGGGCATATGCAACGATCCCGCAATGTATGGACGCTGTATCAAAAGGTGAAGTGGACCTCGCAGTTGTGCCGCTTGAAAATGCATTAGAAGGGTCTGTGAACTTAACAATTGATTATTTAATTCATGAAAAGGCTCTTTCCATTGTGGGAGAAATGACGGCACCGATTCGGCAACATTTGCTCGTCCATCCATCTAGAGCGGAAAGCTGGGAGACACTAGATGTGATTCAGTCACATCCGCATGCGATTGCACAGTGTCACCAATTTCTGAAAAGACAGTTTCCTCATATCCCGCATCGTCCAGTGGAATCAACAGGTTATGCAGCGAAATATATTAGTGAACATTCGGATGAGGCAGTTGGGGCTATTGCCAATGAGATCGCAGCGAAAACATACGGATTGACGATTGCTAAAAAAGATATTCATGATTATCCGCACAATCATACACGCTTTGTCATATTACATAAGAATCCAAAGGCGTCATTCCCAATGAATTCTGGTTTTTCTTCAAAACCGAAAACCACAATCGTTGTGAGCCTGCCAAAGGATGATCAATCAGGTGCACTGCATCGCGTGTTATCTGCTTTTTCTTGGCGAAATCTCAACTTGTCAAAAATCGAATCTCGTCCAACAAAAACGGGTCTCGGGCAATATTTATTTATCATTGACATTGAAAAAGAAATGGATAATGTCCTTGTACCCGGTGCCATTCAAGAATTAGAAGCGATTGGCTGTGAGGTCAAGTTGCTAGGCAGCTACCAAACATATGAATTATCGAATGACAGTGTGTAG
- a CDS encoding transcription repressor NadR, with translation MEHERKLIGEERRSAILEWLKETDTPLTGSFLAKKAAVSRQVIVQDISLIKAKNVPIIATSQGYVYMTPRQAPEKEIEQIIACKHDPQRTEEELKLIVDFGVTVKDVIIEHPVYGELTASIHVSTRKQVADFVQKISNTGASYLSELTDGVHLHTLTAYSQNHLDQAIKALDEAGFLITD, from the coding sequence GTGGAGCACGAAAGGAAACTGATTGGAGAAGAGAGAAGAAGTGCCATTTTAGAGTGGCTGAAAGAAACCGATACACCGCTTACTGGAAGCTTTTTAGCCAAAAAAGCCGCTGTATCAAGGCAAGTGATTGTCCAGGATATTTCATTAATCAAAGCAAAAAATGTACCTATTATTGCGACAAGCCAAGGGTATGTCTATATGACGCCGCGGCAAGCTCCTGAAAAGGAAATTGAACAGATTATCGCCTGCAAGCATGATCCTCAACGAACGGAAGAGGAGCTTAAGCTGATTGTAGACTTTGGTGTGACAGTGAAAGACGTCATTATTGAACATCCTGTCTACGGTGAGCTGACAGCTTCGATTCACGTCAGCACACGTAAACAAGTGGCTGACTTTGTTCAAAAGATTTCAAACACAGGGGCATCCTACTTGTCAGAGCTAACAGATGGTGTTCATTTACATACACTGACTGCTTATAGCCAAAATCATCTTGATCAAGCGATAAAGGCATTGGATGAAGCTGGATTTCTCATCACCGATTAA
- a CDS encoding IscS subfamily cysteine desulfurase translates to MVYLDYAASTPVSKEALHVFQQLSRDCYGNASSLHDAGGKANEILTYSRQSLAKLLDGESDGVFFTSGGTESNILAIHSIMNGLPAHKQHIVTTKMEHPSVHYAVNALTHRGVKVTIIEPNEEGIITKDILEEALLPETGLVSIQHANSETGIIQPLAELAPLLKKRHVFFHTDAVQTFGKIRVSLKELGVDAISISSHKVYAPKGAGAVYMSTEVPWKPLYTGAVQESGFRPGTVNVPCIGAFVAASEQTILQLEEQHKLDCQLRDYFIQQLKKQQLPVRTLHDNGKRRMLPHIIGCFFEGFEGQYVMLACNKHGICISTGSACASGYHHPSPAVKALHLSDRDALQFIRISFGRMTSKDDIDQLLHTFMNLQKETEGE, encoded by the coding sequence GATTGCTATGGCAATGCAAGTAGCCTTCATGATGCAGGGGGAAAAGCAAACGAGATTTTAACCTATAGCAGACAATCGCTTGCCAAGCTTCTTGACGGCGAATCAGATGGGGTTTTTTTTACAAGCGGCGGGACTGAATCAAATATACTTGCCATTCATTCGATCATGAATGGATTGCCAGCACATAAACAGCATATCGTCACAACAAAAATGGAACACCCTTCGGTTCATTATGCGGTAAATGCCTTAACCCATCGCGGGGTAAAGGTCACCATTATCGAACCAAATGAAGAAGGCATCATCACAAAGGACATACTAGAAGAAGCCTTATTGCCCGAAACAGGACTCGTGTCTATACAGCATGCAAATTCAGAAACAGGAATTATTCAGCCGCTTGCTGAACTAGCACCTCTTCTGAAAAAAAGACATGTATTCTTCCATACAGATGCTGTTCAAACATTTGGAAAGATCCGTGTATCGCTGAAGGAGCTTGGTGTAGATGCTATATCCATCTCTAGCCATAAAGTGTATGCACCTAAGGGCGCTGGAGCTGTATATATGAGCACAGAAGTCCCTTGGAAGCCTTTATATACAGGTGCTGTACAGGAAAGTGGATTTCGCCCGGGTACTGTGAACGTTCCATGCATCGGTGCTTTTGTTGCTGCAAGTGAACAAACCATTCTCCAGTTAGAAGAGCAGCACAAACTTGATTGTCAGCTTCGCGATTACTTCATTCAACAATTAAAAAAACAGCAACTGCCTGTCCGTACGCTACATGACAATGGAAAGCGCCGCATGCTGCCCCATATTATTGGTTGTTTTTTCGAAGGGTTTGAAGGACAATATGTAATGTTAGCATGTAACAAGCATGGGATTTGTATATCGACTGGAAGCGCGTGTGCTTCTGGTTATCACCATCCTTCCCCTGCTGTGAAAGCATTACATTTATCAGATCGCGATGCACTGCAATTCATTCGGATATCGTTTGGACGAATGACCTCAAAAGATGATATCGATCAGCTTTTGCATACATTCATGAATTTGCAAAAAGAGACGGAAGGAGAATAA